The Streptomyces camelliae genome window below encodes:
- a CDS encoding thiazole synthase codes for MADDSLVLGGTAFSSRLIMGTGGAPSLEVLERALLASGTELTTVAMRRVDPSVHGSVLSVLQKLGIRVLPNTAGCFTAGEAVLTARLAREALGTELIKLEVIADERTLLPDPVELLEAAETLVDDGFTVLPYTNDDPVLARKLEDAGCAAVMPLGSPIGSGLGIRNPHNFQLIVEHARVPVILDAGAGTASDVALAMELGCAGVMLASAVTRAQEPELMAAAMRHAVEGGRLARLAGRIPRRHFAEASSPTEGRARLDPERPAF; via the coding sequence ATGGCCGACGATTCCTTGGTCCTCGGGGGTACGGCGTTCTCGTCGCGGCTGATCATGGGCACGGGCGGTGCGCCCAGCCTGGAGGTGCTGGAGCGGGCGCTGCTCGCCTCCGGCACGGAGCTGACGACGGTCGCGATGCGGCGGGTGGACCCTTCCGTGCACGGCTCGGTGCTGTCGGTGCTGCAGAAGCTGGGCATCCGGGTGCTGCCGAACACGGCGGGCTGTTTCACCGCCGGGGAGGCGGTGCTGACCGCGCGGCTGGCCCGGGAGGCGCTGGGCACGGAGCTGATCAAGCTGGAGGTCATCGCCGACGAGCGGACGCTGCTGCCGGATCCGGTGGAGCTGCTGGAGGCGGCGGAGACGCTGGTCGACGACGGGTTCACGGTGCTGCCGTACACGAACGACGATCCGGTGCTCGCGCGGAAGCTGGAGGATGCCGGGTGTGCGGCGGTGATGCCGCTGGGGTCGCCGATCGGGTCGGGGCTCGGGATCCGCAATCCCCACAACTTCCAGCTGATCGTGGAGCACGCGCGCGTACCGGTGATTCTGGACGCGGGGGCCGGTACGGCGTCGGACGTCGCGCTGGCGATGGAGCTGGGGTGTGCCGGGGTGATGCTCGCCTCCGCGGTGACACGGGCGCAGGAGCCGGAGCTCATGGCCGCCGCGATGAGGCATGCGGTGGAGGGGGGCCGGCTGGCCCGGCTGGCGGGGCGGATTCCGCGCCGGCACTTCGCGGAGGCCTCCTCCCCCACCGAGGGACGCGCCCGCCTGGATCCCGAGCGCCCGGCCTTCTGA
- the thiS gene encoding sulfur carrier protein ThiS: MSTSVTVSISVNGERREVAAGTALNSVVRSLVAAPAGVAAAVNETVVPRAQWAATALAEGDRVEVLTAVQGG, encoded by the coding sequence ATGAGCACCTCCGTCACCGTCTCCATCTCCGTCAACGGTGAGCGCCGGGAGGTCGCCGCGGGTACCGCGCTCAACTCCGTCGTACGCTCCCTGGTCGCCGCGCCCGCCGGGGTGGCCGCGGCCGTCAACGAGACCGTCGTCCCGCGCGCGCAGTGGGCGGCCACCGCGCTGGCCGAGGGCGACCGGGTCGAGGTCCTCACCGCAGTGCAGGGAGGCTGA
- the thiO gene encoding glycine oxidase ThiO encodes MSSRTSDVLVIGGGIIGLVTAWRAAQRGLTPAVVDPEPGGGAARVAAGMLAAVTELHYGEETLLALNLESARRYPAFAAELTELTGHDLGYRRCGTLQVALDADDRAHLRELHALQQRSGLESEWLSGRECRRLEPMLAPGVRGGLRVDGDHQIDPRRLAAALVVACERAGVVFHRAWAERLDVVGGRAAGVTTADGTQLRAGRVVLAAGSLSGRLAGVPEGLLPPVRPVKGEVLRLTVPRRYAPFLSRTVRAMVRGGHVYLVPRENGELVVGATSEELGWDTTVTAGGVYELLRDAHELVPGITELPLTETRAGLRPGSPDNAPLLGPSGLDGLLLATGHYRNGVLLTPVTGDVMAQLLADGELPEEARPFTPQRFGADAVLQEQSA; translated from the coding sequence ATGTCGTCACGTACGTCCGACGTCCTCGTCATCGGGGGCGGAATCATCGGCCTGGTCACGGCCTGGCGCGCGGCGCAGCGCGGGCTCACCCCGGCCGTGGTGGACCCCGAACCCGGCGGCGGGGCCGCGCGGGTCGCGGCCGGGATGCTGGCCGCGGTCACCGAACTGCACTACGGCGAGGAGACCCTGCTCGCCCTGAACCTGGAGTCGGCCCGCCGCTATCCGGCCTTCGCGGCGGAGCTGACCGAACTGACCGGCCACGACCTCGGCTACCGCCGCTGCGGCACCCTCCAGGTCGCGCTCGACGCCGACGACCGCGCCCACCTGCGCGAACTGCACGCCCTGCAGCAGCGCTCCGGCCTGGAGTCGGAGTGGCTGTCCGGGCGGGAGTGCCGGCGTCTGGAGCCGATGCTGGCGCCCGGGGTGCGCGGCGGGCTGCGGGTCGACGGCGACCACCAGATCGACCCGCGGCGGCTGGCCGCGGCCCTCGTGGTCGCGTGCGAGCGGGCGGGGGTGGTGTTCCACCGCGCGTGGGCCGAGCGGCTGGACGTCGTGGGCGGCCGGGCCGCCGGGGTCACCACGGCGGACGGCACACAGCTGCGCGCGGGGCGGGTGGTGCTCGCGGCCGGGAGCCTGAGCGGCCGGCTCGCCGGAGTGCCCGAGGGGCTGCTGCCGCCGGTGCGGCCGGTCAAGGGAGAGGTGCTGCGGCTGACGGTGCCGCGCCGGTACGCGCCGTTCCTGAGCCGGACCGTGCGGGCCATGGTCCGCGGCGGCCATGTGTATCTGGTGCCCCGGGAGAACGGCGAGCTGGTCGTCGGCGCGACCAGCGAGGAGCTGGGCTGGGACACGACGGTCACCGCCGGTGGCGTGTACGAGCTGCTGCGCGACGCCCATGAGCTGGTGCCGGGCATCACCGAGCTGCCGCTCACCGAGACCCGCGCCGGGCTGCGGCCCGGTTCGCCCGACAACGCGCCGCTGCTCGGCCCGTCCGGGCTCGACGGGCTGCTGCTGGCCACCGGGCACTACCGCAACGGGGTGCTGCTCACGCCGGTCACCGGCGATGTCATGGCACAGCTGCTGGCCGACGGCGAACTGCCGGAAGAGGCCCGTCCGTTCACCCCGCAGCGCTTCGGCGCCGACGCCGTCCTCCAGGAGCAGTCCGCATGA
- the pknB gene encoding Stk1 family PASTA domain-containing Ser/Thr kinase has product MDTTLQDPLVGQVLDGRYRVDARIAVGGMATVYRALDTRLDRVLALKVMHPTLAADGSFVERFIREAKSVARLAHPNVVQVFDQGADGSYVYLAMEYVAGCTLRDVLRERGALQPRAALDILEPVLAALGAAHRAGFVHRDMKPENVLIGDDGRVKVADFGLVRSVDTVTSTTGAVLGTVSYLAPEQIEQGTADPRVDVYACGVVLYEMLTGGKPHSGDSPAQVLYKHIHEDVPPPSALVPGLARELDGLVAVATARTPEGRPEDAVALLARVREAHQGLSDAQLDAMPPQALSAEHDNAGDRTSVIPRSLTVPRPLPVNEDESDGGAVRHTSRLQAPPVPPRRPKRLVLTVVAAVLVIFGVGAGVWYINSGQFTKVPPLLSKTEAQARERLRAAGLDVGQIKREYNDTVRRGTVIGTDPAPGARIRGHDAVTLTVSLGPETVNVPDVAGKPLAEARRLLRADGLEPGMVTREFSEDVGAGSVIGTTPQAGTKRHAGSAIALTVSKGSPIDVPDVTGDDPADAQQTLTDAGLKVVIAPDQVNSEYDKGKVAQQSPGNGSQAAAGDTVTLTLSKGPQMVQVPDVTGDSVDDAHKALEGAGFKVSDDRGILGLFGDTVKKQSVKGGDMATKGSTITITIR; this is encoded by the coding sequence GTGGATACGACCCTTCAGGACCCCCTCGTCGGGCAGGTGCTCGACGGCCGTTATCGCGTCGACGCGCGGATCGCCGTCGGCGGGATGGCCACGGTCTACCGGGCCCTGGACACCCGGCTGGACCGCGTTCTCGCGCTGAAGGTGATGCACCCGACGCTCGCGGCCGACGGTTCCTTCGTCGAGCGGTTCATCCGGGAGGCGAAGTCGGTCGCCCGGCTGGCGCACCCGAATGTGGTGCAGGTCTTCGACCAGGGGGCCGACGGGTCGTACGTGTACCTGGCGATGGAGTACGTCGCCGGGTGCACCCTGCGGGACGTGCTGCGCGAGCGCGGGGCACTGCAGCCCCGCGCGGCCCTCGACATCCTGGAGCCCGTCCTCGCCGCGCTCGGCGCCGCGCACCGGGCCGGGTTCGTGCACCGGGACATGAAGCCCGAGAACGTGCTGATAGGCGACGACGGGCGGGTCAAGGTCGCCGACTTCGGACTCGTGCGGTCCGTGGACACCGTGACCAGCACCACCGGTGCCGTGCTCGGGACCGTGTCGTATCTCGCGCCCGAGCAGATCGAGCAGGGCACCGCCGACCCGCGCGTCGACGTCTACGCGTGCGGTGTCGTGCTCTACGAGATGCTGACGGGCGGCAAGCCGCACTCCGGGGACAGCCCCGCGCAGGTGCTCTACAAGCACATCCACGAGGACGTGCCGCCACCCTCGGCACTGGTGCCGGGGCTGGCGCGAGAACTGGACGGGCTGGTCGCGGTGGCCACCGCGCGCACCCCGGAGGGCCGGCCGGAGGACGCCGTGGCGCTGCTCGCCCGGGTGCGGGAGGCGCACCAGGGACTGAGCGATGCACAGCTGGACGCGATGCCGCCGCAGGCGCTGTCCGCCGAGCACGACAACGCCGGCGACCGTACGAGCGTGATACCGCGCTCGCTCACCGTGCCCCGGCCGCTGCCCGTCAACGAGGACGAGTCCGACGGGGGCGCCGTCCGGCACACCAGCCGGCTCCAGGCCCCGCCGGTGCCGCCCCGGCGGCCGAAGCGGCTGGTGCTGACGGTCGTCGCCGCCGTCCTCGTCATATTCGGCGTCGGCGCGGGGGTCTGGTACATCAACTCCGGCCAGTTCACAAAGGTCCCGCCGCTGCTGTCGAAGACGGAGGCGCAGGCGCGCGAGCGGCTGCGGGCGGCCGGGCTCGACGTCGGCCAGATCAAGCGCGAGTACAACGACACCGTCAGGCGCGGCACGGTCATCGGCACCGACCCGGCGCCCGGCGCCCGCATCCGCGGCCATGACGCGGTGACGCTGACCGTGTCGCTGGGCCCCGAGACGGTGAACGTGCCGGATGTGGCGGGCAAGCCGCTGGCCGAGGCGCGCAGGCTGCTGAGGGCGGACGGGCTGGAACCGGGCATGGTGACCCGGGAGTTCAGCGAGGACGTCGGCGCGGGCTCCGTGATCGGCACGACCCCGCAGGCGGGCACCAAGCGGCACGCGGGCTCGGCGATCGCGCTGACCGTCAGCAAGGGCAGCCCGATCGACGTCCCGGACGTCACCGGAGACGATCCGGCCGACGCCCAGCAGACGCTGACGGACGCCGGGCTGAAGGTGGTCATCGCCCCGGACCAGGTCAATTCCGAGTACGACAAGGGCAAGGTGGCCCAGCAGAGCCCGGGCAACGGCAGCCAGGCCGCCGCGGGCGACACGGTGACGCTGACGCTGTCCAAGGGTCCGCAGATGGTCCAGGTGCCGGACGTGACCGGCGACAGCGTGGACGACGCCCACAAGGCGCTGGAGGGCGCGGGCTTCAAGGTGAGCGACGACCGCGGGATCCTCGGGCTGTTCGGGGACACCGTGAAGAAGCAGTCGGTGAAGGGCGGCGACATGGCGACCAAGGGTTCGACGATCACGATCACCATCCGGTGA